The Puntigrus tetrazona isolate hp1 chromosome 3, ASM1883169v1, whole genome shotgun sequence genome contains a region encoding:
- the ciita gene encoding MHC class II transactivator isoform X2: MEYLRKKDAESQNIVSDPMAELLPDNVILKYLESLESIEEDFDPTILDNFSGDIDIICTPKPENATFQNEVPVKKAKVVAVNRKPHRKHNKKATKCPESPPSGKTPTITPESFHLSTTQFQHVLRIPFSPPLLPPSGGSPLQIIQTIGPYTPPLFGTVVPTGPAYVIVSPQCVSPGAQIIPLSPAIGTVAPPELTGSVLPVGSSSDSACQGSPTVDPLSPTKDLQKIISTSPKTEKKIRPEAPECVKDYIHQTKCYMRDVCCAMRGGMGMDSHYVDTHLVQRKLLIKSGKNANKCLEKELVVLSDSERKKAKLDRSQLFHYNDSKPKQSIALLGKAGAGKTTFVQRLCLDWASGSLSQFQFVFLLNCKTLDLTQSNYSLKGLLLDLSMSPRCDDPESVFKHILSCPDEVLIVFDSFDHIKDLEGLLQSPAKSHTNTKYTIRQLFSGLFQKEILPGCTLLIATRPKDVLNQVLRKMDSLLELSGFSPEDIELYTSKYFGDTSLQESALKQIKSDGYIFSLCSNPLLCRTTCFLLEHQESCDDLPSTLTDLYQRATSRHLQLASLENGALCKNRKQPDIPQLCKMAWEGFKNHDTCVNPASSTELLDCALKSGILASYKTSEGQENHFVDLFSQNLLSAVHLVQSKQVNEKMVVANSVVHHKKRKVQGESQDVLQRFVTGLVFQKPPDGISILDSSVNIKAKRKAVETHLESMKPNDLVPARLLELFHCVYETSSAKFAKLLLKNLPENLSFYGTQLCPSDVYVICHLLQYASALKRTFSINLQDTCIPISGLKELVGLKCIKEFWAHTADTIGLWEDLDQSNDELNLKSAIEKFTLHPFKATEAYHIDSLPVLVQIHREKKLPMSEFVSALDEGVPALRHLQRLEYELGVQNGPELFPKLVEVLPSLQSLQHLDLEKNQIGDSGAEKLASVLHFLKCLKLLNLSQNLIGDAGVEKLAKAFASVPSLQSLSLYGNAIADTGAEHLALVLPDMNFLQDLNVAFNKFTDLGATKLSAALKNCTGMKSLELWNDCIPYGVFEHLRLQDPRIRSL; the protein is encoded by the exons ATGGAATATCTGCGTAAAAAAG ATGCTGAATCGCAAAATATCGTCTCAGACCCAATGGCTGAACTCTTACCTG ataatgTCATCTTAAAATATCTCGAGTCACTTGAGTCCATTGAAGAGGATTTCG ATCCCACCATCCTAGATAACTTCTCAG GCGACATAGACATAATCTGCACGCCAAAACCAGAAAATGCTACTTTCCAAAATGAAGTGCCAGTCAAAAAAGCAAAGg TTGTTGCGGTCAACAGAAAACCTCACAGAAAGCACAACAAAAAAG CAACAAAGTGCCCTGAAAGTCCCCCAAGCGGAAAGACGCCCACTATCACCCCTGAGAGCTTCCATTTGAGCACAACCCAATTTCAGCATGTATTACGTATTCCCTTCAGTCCCCCTCTTCTGCCCCCTAGTG gaGGTTCTCCACTACAAATCATCCAGACCATCGGCCCTTATACGCCACCTCTATTTGGCACTGTGGTTCCAACCGGACCTGCATACGTGATCG TCTCGCCCCAGTGTGTGAGTCCAGGCGCTCAGATAATTCCTCTTTCACCTG CCATTGGCACCGTGGCCCCACCAGAACTCACTGGTTCTGTACTTCCTGTTGGCTCATCCTCAGACAGCGCATGCCAGGGTTCACCAACAGTGGACCCACTCTCCCCTACAAAAG ACCTACAAAAAATCATTTCCACATCtccaaaaactgaaaagaaaatccGCCCAGAGGCACCAG AATGCGTTAAGGACTACATACATCAGACAAAATGCTACATGAGAGATGTCTGCTGCGCAATGCGTGGGGGAATGGGAATGGATTCACACTACGTAGATACGCATCTGGTCCAGAGGAAACTCCTTATCAAATCCGGCAAGAATGCAAACAAGTGTCTGGAGAAAGAGCTGGTTGTCCTTAGTGATTCAGAGCGAAAGAAAGCAAAGCTGGACAGAAGCCAATTGTTTCATTACAATGACTCCAAACCGAAACAATCAATCGCTCTTCTTGGAAAAGCCGGAGCGGGGAAAACCACGTTCGTTCAGCGTTTATGCTTGGACTGGGCGAGCGGCAGTCTGTCtcaatttcagtttgtttttttgctaaacTGTAAAACTTTAGACCTCACACAATCAAACTACAGCTTGAAAGGCTTACTGTTGGACTTGTCTATGTCTCCTCGCTGTGATGACCCTGAATCTGTGTTCAAACACATTCTTTCCTGCCCTGATGAAGTTCTCATTGTCTTTGACAGCTTTGATCACATTAAAGACTTGGAGGGGCTTCTTCAGTCCCCTGCTAAAtcgcacacaaacactaaatacACAATCAGACAGCTATTTTCTGGTTTGTTCCAAAAGGAAATCCTCCCGGGCTGCACGCTTCTCATTGCCACGAGGCCTAAAGACGTTTTAAATCAGGTGCTGCGAAAAATGGACAGCCTTTTGGAGCTTTCTGGCTTCTCTCCTGAAGACATTGAGTTGTATACATCTAAATATTTCGGAGACACTTCCCTCCAAGAAAGTGCACTAAAACAGATTAAGAGTGATGGATACATATTCAGTTTATGCTCCAACCCGCTGCTTTGTCGGACTACCTGCTTCCTGCTCGAGCACCAAGAAAGCTGTGATGATTTGCCTTCAACCCTCACGGATTTGTACCAAAGAGCGACATCAAGGCATCTGCAGCTAGCTAGCCTTGAAAACGGCGCTTtgtgtaaaaacagaaaacagccgGACATCCCACAGTTATGCAAAATGGCATGGGAGGGATTCAAGAATCATGACACGTGTGTAAACCCTGCCAGTTCTACAGAGCTGCTGGACTGCGCCCTTAAAAGTGGCATACTTGCATCCTACAAAACATCTGAGGGTCAGGAAAACCACTTTGTGGACCTTTTCTCTCAGAACCTCCTGAGCGCTGTGCACCTGGTGCAGTCTAAACAGGTGAACGAAAAGATGGTGGTGGCAAACAGCGTAGTCCATCACAAGAAACGAAAGGTTCAGGGAGAGTCGCAGGACGTGTTGCAGAGGTTTGTCACGGGGCTGGTCTTCCAAAAGCCTCCTGATGGAATCAGCATCCTGGACAGCAGTGTCAACATAAAAGCCAAAAGAAAGGCCGTTGAAACCCATCTGGAGAGCATGAAGCCCAATGATTTGGTGCCTGCCAGGTTACTAGAACTGTTTCATTGTGTTTACGAGACCAGCAGCGCCAAATTTGCCAAACTGCTTTTGAAGAACCTGCCTGAAAACCTGTCGTTCTATGGGACGCAGCTTTGCCCATCGGACGTGTATGTTATCTGTCATCTCCTTCAATATGCCAGCGCGTTGAAGCGGACCTTCTCCATTAACCTGCAAGACACGTGCATTCCCATCAGTGGCCTGAAAGAGCTTGTGGGACTTAAATGCATCAAAGAATTCTG GGCTCATACAGCAGACACCATTGGCTTGTGGGAGGACTTGGATCAAAGCAACGATGAACTGAACCTGAAAAGCGCCATTGAGAAATTCACTTTGCACCCATTCAAGGCAACCGAAGCGTATCACATAGACAGCCTGCCTGTCCTTGTCCAAattcacagagagaaaaagctACCAATGAG TGAATTTGTGTCTGCACTGGATGAAGGTGTGCCAGCCCTCCGGCATCTTCAGAGACTCGAATATGA GCTTGGAGTACAGAACGGTCCTGAACTTTTCCCTAAACTCGTAGAGGTCCTGCCTTCTCTGCAGTCCCTCCAGCATCTAGA cCTTGAGAAAAACCAAATAGGAGACTCTGGAGCCGAGAAGCTGGCTAgcgttttacattttttgaaatgtcTGAAATTGCTAAA TCTGTCTCAAAACCTCATTGGAGATGCAGGAGTGGAGAAACTAGCTAAAGCTTTTGCATCAGTCCCTTCTCTACAGAGCCTCAG CCTTTATGGAAATGCAATTGCTGACACTGGAGCTGAACATCTGGCCTTAGTTTTACCAGACATGAATTTCCTGCAGGACCTGAA CGTAGCTTTCAACAAGTTCACAGACCTTGGAGCTACAAAGCTCAGTGCTGCTCTGAAAAACTGCACAGGAATGAAGTCTCTGGA
- the ciita gene encoding MHC class II transactivator isoform X1, producing MEYLRKKDAESQNIVSDPMAELLPDNVILKYLESLESIEEDFDPTILDNFSGDIDIICTPKPENATFQNEVPVKKAKVVVAVNRKPHRKHNKKATKCPESPPSGKTPTITPESFHLSTTQFQHVLRIPFSPPLLPPSGGSPLQIIQTIGPYTPPLFGTVVPTGPAYVIVSPQCVSPGAQIIPLSPAIGTVAPPELTGSVLPVGSSSDSACQGSPTVDPLSPTKDLQKIISTSPKTEKKIRPEAPECVKDYIHQTKCYMRDVCCAMRGGMGMDSHYVDTHLVQRKLLIKSGKNANKCLEKELVVLSDSERKKAKLDRSQLFHYNDSKPKQSIALLGKAGAGKTTFVQRLCLDWASGSLSQFQFVFLLNCKTLDLTQSNYSLKGLLLDLSMSPRCDDPESVFKHILSCPDEVLIVFDSFDHIKDLEGLLQSPAKSHTNTKYTIRQLFSGLFQKEILPGCTLLIATRPKDVLNQVLRKMDSLLELSGFSPEDIELYTSKYFGDTSLQESALKQIKSDGYIFSLCSNPLLCRTTCFLLEHQESCDDLPSTLTDLYQRATSRHLQLASLENGALCKNRKQPDIPQLCKMAWEGFKNHDTCVNPASSTELLDCALKSGILASYKTSEGQENHFVDLFSQNLLSAVHLVQSKQVNEKMVVANSVVHHKKRKVQGESQDVLQRFVTGLVFQKPPDGISILDSSVNIKAKRKAVETHLESMKPNDLVPARLLELFHCVYETSSAKFAKLLLKNLPENLSFYGTQLCPSDVYVICHLLQYASALKRTFSINLQDTCIPISGLKELVGLKCIKEFWAHTADTIGLWEDLDQSNDELNLKSAIEKFTLHPFKATEAYHIDSLPVLVQIHREKKLPMSEFVSALDEGVPALRHLQRLEYELGVQNGPELFPKLVEVLPSLQSLQHLDLEKNQIGDSGAEKLASVLHFLKCLKLLNLSQNLIGDAGVEKLAKAFASVPSLQSLSLYGNAIADTGAEHLALVLPDMNFLQDLNVAFNKFTDLGATKLSAALKNCTGMKSLELWNDCIPYGVFEHLRLQDPRIRSL from the exons ATGGAATATCTGCGTAAAAAAG ATGCTGAATCGCAAAATATCGTCTCAGACCCAATGGCTGAACTCTTACCTG ataatgTCATCTTAAAATATCTCGAGTCACTTGAGTCCATTGAAGAGGATTTCG ATCCCACCATCCTAGATAACTTCTCAG GCGACATAGACATAATCTGCACGCCAAAACCAGAAAATGCTACTTTCCAAAATGAAGTGCCAGTCAAAAAAGCAAAGg TAGTTGTTGCGGTCAACAGAAAACCTCACAGAAAGCACAACAAAAAAG CAACAAAGTGCCCTGAAAGTCCCCCAAGCGGAAAGACGCCCACTATCACCCCTGAGAGCTTCCATTTGAGCACAACCCAATTTCAGCATGTATTACGTATTCCCTTCAGTCCCCCTCTTCTGCCCCCTAGTG gaGGTTCTCCACTACAAATCATCCAGACCATCGGCCCTTATACGCCACCTCTATTTGGCACTGTGGTTCCAACCGGACCTGCATACGTGATCG TCTCGCCCCAGTGTGTGAGTCCAGGCGCTCAGATAATTCCTCTTTCACCTG CCATTGGCACCGTGGCCCCACCAGAACTCACTGGTTCTGTACTTCCTGTTGGCTCATCCTCAGACAGCGCATGCCAGGGTTCACCAACAGTGGACCCACTCTCCCCTACAAAAG ACCTACAAAAAATCATTTCCACATCtccaaaaactgaaaagaaaatccGCCCAGAGGCACCAG AATGCGTTAAGGACTACATACATCAGACAAAATGCTACATGAGAGATGTCTGCTGCGCAATGCGTGGGGGAATGGGAATGGATTCACACTACGTAGATACGCATCTGGTCCAGAGGAAACTCCTTATCAAATCCGGCAAGAATGCAAACAAGTGTCTGGAGAAAGAGCTGGTTGTCCTTAGTGATTCAGAGCGAAAGAAAGCAAAGCTGGACAGAAGCCAATTGTTTCATTACAATGACTCCAAACCGAAACAATCAATCGCTCTTCTTGGAAAAGCCGGAGCGGGGAAAACCACGTTCGTTCAGCGTTTATGCTTGGACTGGGCGAGCGGCAGTCTGTCtcaatttcagtttgtttttttgctaaacTGTAAAACTTTAGACCTCACACAATCAAACTACAGCTTGAAAGGCTTACTGTTGGACTTGTCTATGTCTCCTCGCTGTGATGACCCTGAATCTGTGTTCAAACACATTCTTTCCTGCCCTGATGAAGTTCTCATTGTCTTTGACAGCTTTGATCACATTAAAGACTTGGAGGGGCTTCTTCAGTCCCCTGCTAAAtcgcacacaaacactaaatacACAATCAGACAGCTATTTTCTGGTTTGTTCCAAAAGGAAATCCTCCCGGGCTGCACGCTTCTCATTGCCACGAGGCCTAAAGACGTTTTAAATCAGGTGCTGCGAAAAATGGACAGCCTTTTGGAGCTTTCTGGCTTCTCTCCTGAAGACATTGAGTTGTATACATCTAAATATTTCGGAGACACTTCCCTCCAAGAAAGTGCACTAAAACAGATTAAGAGTGATGGATACATATTCAGTTTATGCTCCAACCCGCTGCTTTGTCGGACTACCTGCTTCCTGCTCGAGCACCAAGAAAGCTGTGATGATTTGCCTTCAACCCTCACGGATTTGTACCAAAGAGCGACATCAAGGCATCTGCAGCTAGCTAGCCTTGAAAACGGCGCTTtgtgtaaaaacagaaaacagccgGACATCCCACAGTTATGCAAAATGGCATGGGAGGGATTCAAGAATCATGACACGTGTGTAAACCCTGCCAGTTCTACAGAGCTGCTGGACTGCGCCCTTAAAAGTGGCATACTTGCATCCTACAAAACATCTGAGGGTCAGGAAAACCACTTTGTGGACCTTTTCTCTCAGAACCTCCTGAGCGCTGTGCACCTGGTGCAGTCTAAACAGGTGAACGAAAAGATGGTGGTGGCAAACAGCGTAGTCCATCACAAGAAACGAAAGGTTCAGGGAGAGTCGCAGGACGTGTTGCAGAGGTTTGTCACGGGGCTGGTCTTCCAAAAGCCTCCTGATGGAATCAGCATCCTGGACAGCAGTGTCAACATAAAAGCCAAAAGAAAGGCCGTTGAAACCCATCTGGAGAGCATGAAGCCCAATGATTTGGTGCCTGCCAGGTTACTAGAACTGTTTCATTGTGTTTACGAGACCAGCAGCGCCAAATTTGCCAAACTGCTTTTGAAGAACCTGCCTGAAAACCTGTCGTTCTATGGGACGCAGCTTTGCCCATCGGACGTGTATGTTATCTGTCATCTCCTTCAATATGCCAGCGCGTTGAAGCGGACCTTCTCCATTAACCTGCAAGACACGTGCATTCCCATCAGTGGCCTGAAAGAGCTTGTGGGACTTAAATGCATCAAAGAATTCTG GGCTCATACAGCAGACACCATTGGCTTGTGGGAGGACTTGGATCAAAGCAACGATGAACTGAACCTGAAAAGCGCCATTGAGAAATTCACTTTGCACCCATTCAAGGCAACCGAAGCGTATCACATAGACAGCCTGCCTGTCCTTGTCCAAattcacagagagaaaaagctACCAATGAG TGAATTTGTGTCTGCACTGGATGAAGGTGTGCCAGCCCTCCGGCATCTTCAGAGACTCGAATATGA GCTTGGAGTACAGAACGGTCCTGAACTTTTCCCTAAACTCGTAGAGGTCCTGCCTTCTCTGCAGTCCCTCCAGCATCTAGA cCTTGAGAAAAACCAAATAGGAGACTCTGGAGCCGAGAAGCTGGCTAgcgttttacattttttgaaatgtcTGAAATTGCTAAA TCTGTCTCAAAACCTCATTGGAGATGCAGGAGTGGAGAAACTAGCTAAAGCTTTTGCATCAGTCCCTTCTCTACAGAGCCTCAG CCTTTATGGAAATGCAATTGCTGACACTGGAGCTGAACATCTGGCCTTAGTTTTACCAGACATGAATTTCCTGCAGGACCTGAA CGTAGCTTTCAACAAGTTCACAGACCTTGGAGCTACAAAGCTCAGTGCTGCTCTGAAAAACTGCACAGGAATGAAGTCTCTGGA
- the ciita gene encoding MHC class II transactivator isoform X3 — MLLSKMKCQSKKQRLLRSTENLTESTTKKATKCPESPPSGKTPTITPESFHLSTTQFQHVLRIPFSPPLLPPSGGSPLQIIQTIGPYTPPLFGTVVPTGPAYVIVSPQCVSPGAQIIPLSPAIGTVAPPELTGSVLPVGSSSDSACQGSPTVDPLSPTKDLQKIISTSPKTEKKIRPEAPECVKDYIHQTKCYMRDVCCAMRGGMGMDSHYVDTHLVQRKLLIKSGKNANKCLEKELVVLSDSERKKAKLDRSQLFHYNDSKPKQSIALLGKAGAGKTTFVQRLCLDWASGSLSQFQFVFLLNCKTLDLTQSNYSLKGLLLDLSMSPRCDDPESVFKHILSCPDEVLIVFDSFDHIKDLEGLLQSPAKSHTNTKYTIRQLFSGLFQKEILPGCTLLIATRPKDVLNQVLRKMDSLLELSGFSPEDIELYTSKYFGDTSLQESALKQIKSDGYIFSLCSNPLLCRTTCFLLEHQESCDDLPSTLTDLYQRATSRHLQLASLENGALCKNRKQPDIPQLCKMAWEGFKNHDTCVNPASSTELLDCALKSGILASYKTSEGQENHFVDLFSQNLLSAVHLVQSKQVNEKMVVANSVVHHKKRKVQGESQDVLQRFVTGLVFQKPPDGISILDSSVNIKAKRKAVETHLESMKPNDLVPARLLELFHCVYETSSAKFAKLLLKNLPENLSFYGTQLCPSDVYVICHLLQYASALKRTFSINLQDTCIPISGLKELVGLKCIKEFWAHTADTIGLWEDLDQSNDELNLKSAIEKFTLHPFKATEAYHIDSLPVLVQIHREKKLPMSEFVSALDEGVPALRHLQRLEYELGVQNGPELFPKLVEVLPSLQSLQHLDLEKNQIGDSGAEKLASVLHFLKCLKLLNLSQNLIGDAGVEKLAKAFASVPSLQSLSLYGNAIADTGAEHLALVLPDMNFLQDLNVAFNKFTDLGATKLSAALKNCTGMKSLELWNDCIPYGVFEHLRLQDPRIRSL; from the exons ATGCTACTTTCCAAAATGAAGTGCCAGTCAAAAAAGCAAAGg TTGTTGCGGTCAACAGAAAACCTCACAGAAAGCACAACAAAAAA AGCAACAAAGTGCCCTGAAAGTCCCCCAAGCGGAAAGACGCCCACTATCACCCCTGAGAGCTTCCATTTGAGCACAACCCAATTTCAGCATGTATTACGTATTCCCTTCAGTCCCCCTCTTCTGCCCCCTAGTG gaGGTTCTCCACTACAAATCATCCAGACCATCGGCCCTTATACGCCACCTCTATTTGGCACTGTGGTTCCAACCGGACCTGCATACGTGATCG TCTCGCCCCAGTGTGTGAGTCCAGGCGCTCAGATAATTCCTCTTTCACCTG CCATTGGCACCGTGGCCCCACCAGAACTCACTGGTTCTGTACTTCCTGTTGGCTCATCCTCAGACAGCGCATGCCAGGGTTCACCAACAGTGGACCCACTCTCCCCTACAAAAG ACCTACAAAAAATCATTTCCACATCtccaaaaactgaaaagaaaatccGCCCAGAGGCACCAG AATGCGTTAAGGACTACATACATCAGACAAAATGCTACATGAGAGATGTCTGCTGCGCAATGCGTGGGGGAATGGGAATGGATTCACACTACGTAGATACGCATCTGGTCCAGAGGAAACTCCTTATCAAATCCGGCAAGAATGCAAACAAGTGTCTGGAGAAAGAGCTGGTTGTCCTTAGTGATTCAGAGCGAAAGAAAGCAAAGCTGGACAGAAGCCAATTGTTTCATTACAATGACTCCAAACCGAAACAATCAATCGCTCTTCTTGGAAAAGCCGGAGCGGGGAAAACCACGTTCGTTCAGCGTTTATGCTTGGACTGGGCGAGCGGCAGTCTGTCtcaatttcagtttgtttttttgctaaacTGTAAAACTTTAGACCTCACACAATCAAACTACAGCTTGAAAGGCTTACTGTTGGACTTGTCTATGTCTCCTCGCTGTGATGACCCTGAATCTGTGTTCAAACACATTCTTTCCTGCCCTGATGAAGTTCTCATTGTCTTTGACAGCTTTGATCACATTAAAGACTTGGAGGGGCTTCTTCAGTCCCCTGCTAAAtcgcacacaaacactaaatacACAATCAGACAGCTATTTTCTGGTTTGTTCCAAAAGGAAATCCTCCCGGGCTGCACGCTTCTCATTGCCACGAGGCCTAAAGACGTTTTAAATCAGGTGCTGCGAAAAATGGACAGCCTTTTGGAGCTTTCTGGCTTCTCTCCTGAAGACATTGAGTTGTATACATCTAAATATTTCGGAGACACTTCCCTCCAAGAAAGTGCACTAAAACAGATTAAGAGTGATGGATACATATTCAGTTTATGCTCCAACCCGCTGCTTTGTCGGACTACCTGCTTCCTGCTCGAGCACCAAGAAAGCTGTGATGATTTGCCTTCAACCCTCACGGATTTGTACCAAAGAGCGACATCAAGGCATCTGCAGCTAGCTAGCCTTGAAAACGGCGCTTtgtgtaaaaacagaaaacagccgGACATCCCACAGTTATGCAAAATGGCATGGGAGGGATTCAAGAATCATGACACGTGTGTAAACCCTGCCAGTTCTACAGAGCTGCTGGACTGCGCCCTTAAAAGTGGCATACTTGCATCCTACAAAACATCTGAGGGTCAGGAAAACCACTTTGTGGACCTTTTCTCTCAGAACCTCCTGAGCGCTGTGCACCTGGTGCAGTCTAAACAGGTGAACGAAAAGATGGTGGTGGCAAACAGCGTAGTCCATCACAAGAAACGAAAGGTTCAGGGAGAGTCGCAGGACGTGTTGCAGAGGTTTGTCACGGGGCTGGTCTTCCAAAAGCCTCCTGATGGAATCAGCATCCTGGACAGCAGTGTCAACATAAAAGCCAAAAGAAAGGCCGTTGAAACCCATCTGGAGAGCATGAAGCCCAATGATTTGGTGCCTGCCAGGTTACTAGAACTGTTTCATTGTGTTTACGAGACCAGCAGCGCCAAATTTGCCAAACTGCTTTTGAAGAACCTGCCTGAAAACCTGTCGTTCTATGGGACGCAGCTTTGCCCATCGGACGTGTATGTTATCTGTCATCTCCTTCAATATGCCAGCGCGTTGAAGCGGACCTTCTCCATTAACCTGCAAGACACGTGCATTCCCATCAGTGGCCTGAAAGAGCTTGTGGGACTTAAATGCATCAAAGAATTCTG GGCTCATACAGCAGACACCATTGGCTTGTGGGAGGACTTGGATCAAAGCAACGATGAACTGAACCTGAAAAGCGCCATTGAGAAATTCACTTTGCACCCATTCAAGGCAACCGAAGCGTATCACATAGACAGCCTGCCTGTCCTTGTCCAAattcacagagagaaaaagctACCAATGAG TGAATTTGTGTCTGCACTGGATGAAGGTGTGCCAGCCCTCCGGCATCTTCAGAGACTCGAATATGA GCTTGGAGTACAGAACGGTCCTGAACTTTTCCCTAAACTCGTAGAGGTCCTGCCTTCTCTGCAGTCCCTCCAGCATCTAGA cCTTGAGAAAAACCAAATAGGAGACTCTGGAGCCGAGAAGCTGGCTAgcgttttacattttttgaaatgtcTGAAATTGCTAAA TCTGTCTCAAAACCTCATTGGAGATGCAGGAGTGGAGAAACTAGCTAAAGCTTTTGCATCAGTCCCTTCTCTACAGAGCCTCAG CCTTTATGGAAATGCAATTGCTGACACTGGAGCTGAACATCTGGCCTTAGTTTTACCAGACATGAATTTCCTGCAGGACCTGAA CGTAGCTTTCAACAAGTTCACAGACCTTGGAGCTACAAAGCTCAGTGCTGCTCTGAAAAACTGCACAGGAATGAAGTCTCTGGA